In the Pithys albifrons albifrons isolate INPA30051 chromosome 3, PitAlb_v1, whole genome shotgun sequence genome, one interval contains:
- the PPFIBP1 gene encoding liprin-beta-1 isoform X6: MMSDASDMLAAALEQMDGIIAGSKALEYSNGIFDCQSPTSPFMGGLRALHLVEDLRGLLEVMEVDEREGLRCQVPDSTAEALIEWLQSQMTNGHISGNGDVYQERLARLENDKESLVLQVSVLTDQVEAQGEKIRDLEFCLEEHREKLNATEEMLQQELLSRTTLETQKLDLMAEISTLKLKLTSVEKDRLDYEDRFRDTEDLIQEINELRLRVGEMDNERLQYEKKLKTTKDELSALKDKLEQKEAEVKRLHEKLVCKLKGEGIEILDRDENSKKKLKDKNIEVQKMKKAVESLMAANEEKDRKIEELRQSLNRYKKVQDMVILAQGKKGKESDGEDLNSGSASTVLLDTPSVTDPEKSPSPTPVTASPIHDEFNVNIHEENSLQIHTSILQISIPSFSSSSKSSETAAERVKTHPRPDPASEMSEGRSTGSSQETHLCDSPVTSSLQKSSSMSSLRKEASELDRDPAQKPTEVKPPVEGHNFSTLPPKSPSHGGAADEDTFGTRKARSSFGRGFFKIKNNKRTASAPNLDRSRSASAPTLAETEKGSADHLDLAGLPPRPKEADGLQVTPPSPDSRKKAKGIKKLFGRLKRSQSTTFNPEDMSETEFKRGGTRATAGPRLGWSRDLGQSHSELDMPFAKWTKEQVCNWLQDQGLGSYINNGRQWILSGQTLLQASQQDLEKELGIKHPLHRKKLQLALQALGSEEENNHGKLDYHWVTRWLDDIGLPQYKTQFDEGKVDGRMLHYMSVDDLLSLKVVSVLHHLSIKRAIQVLRINNFEPNCLRRRPSDENNVTPSEVTQWTNHRVMEWLRSVDLAEYAPNLRGSGVHGGLMVLEPRFNVETMAQLLNIPPNKTLLRRHLATHFNLLIGQEAQQQKREAMECPDYVLLTATAKVKPKKLTFSNFGSLRKKKQDDGEEYVCPMELGRVPGSGSKKGFKPGLDMRVYDDDDLDRLEQMEDSEGTVRQIGAFSEGINNLTHMLKEDEMFKDFATRSPSTSITDEDSNV; this comes from the exons GTTCTAAGGCACTGGAATACTCCAATGGCATCTTTGACTGCCAGTCCCCCACGTCGCCCTTCATGGGGGGGCTGCGGGCGCTGCACCTGGTGGAGGATCTGAGGGGACTGCTGGAGGTGATGGAAGTGGATGAGAGGGAGGGGCTGCGCTGCCAGGTCCCGGATTCCACGGCCGAGGCTCTCATCGAGTGGCTCCAGAGCCAGATG ACCAATGGACACATATCTGGGAATGGAGATGTTTATCAAGAAAGGCTGGCTCGTCTGGAAAATGATAAGGAATCTCTTGTTCTGCAA gTGAGTGTGCTCACAGACCAGGTGGAGGCCCAAGGAGAGAAGATTCGGGATCTGGAGTTCTGCctggaggagcacagggagaagctGAATGCCACAGaggagatgctgcagcag GAGCTTTTAAGCAGAACGACCCTTGAAACTCAGAAGCTGGATCTTATGGCAGAGATTTCCACTCTGAAATTAAAGCTTACATCTGTAGAGAAGGATAGACTGGACTATGAGGACAGATTCAGAGACACAGAG GATTTGATCCAGGAAATCAACGAATTGAGGTTGAGAGTGGGAGAAATGGACAATGAAAGGCTCCAGTACgagaaaaagctgaaaacaacCAAA GATGAACTCTCAGCTTTGAAAGACAAACTGGAGCAGAAGGAAGCTGAGGTAAAAAGGTTGCACGAAAAACTGGTTTGCAAACTCAAAGGAGAAGGAATTGAAATCCTGGACAGAG ATGAAAACTCTAAAAAGAAGCTCAAAGATAAAA ACATAGAGgtgcagaaaatgaagaaggCAGTGGAATCTCTGATGGCAGCAAACGAAGAGAAG GATCGGAAGATAGAAGAGCTCCGGCAATCCCTGAATAGGTACAAGAAGGTTCAAGACATGGTGATATTGGCTCAAGGTAAAAAAG GCAAGGAAAGTGATGGTGAAGACTTGAATTCAGGGTCTGCTTCCACAGTTTTACTGGACACCCCAAGTGTGACTGACCCAGAGAAGAGCCCATCCCCAACCCCAGTGACAGCATCTCCCATCCACGATGAGTTTAACGTGAATATTCACGAAGAG AATTCCTTACAGATCCACACCAGTATCTTACAGATTTCAATCCCTTCTTTTTCATCATCATCCAAGAGCTCAGAAACTGCTGCAGAGAGAGTGAAAACGCACCCTAGGCCAGATCCTGCCAGTGAAATGAG tgAAGGAAGATCAACAGGTTCCTCTCAAGAAACTCATCTGTGTGATAGTCCAGT AACTTCCTCTCTGCAGAAGTCCAGCAGTATGAGCAGTTTGAGGAAAGAGGCATCAGAACTG GACAGAGACCCTGCACAGAAGCCAACAGAG GTGAAGCCTCCTGTGGAAGGCCATAATTTCTCCACCCTGCCCCCAAAGTCTCCCTCTCATGGTGGCGCAGCTGACGAGGACACTTTTGGGACACGCAAAGCCAGATCTTCCTTTGGTCGAGGCTTCTTCAAGATAAAGAACAACAAGAGGACTGCCAGTGCCCCCAATCTGG ATCGCAGTCGAAGTGCAAGTGCACCTACCTTAG CTGAAACAGAGAAGGGCTCTGCAGATCACTTGGATCTGGCTGGCTTGCCCCCTCGTCCTAAAGAAGCAGATGGTCTCCAGGTGACACCACCTTCTCCAGATTCCAGGAAAAAGGCTAAGGGGATCAAGAAGTTATTTGGGAG GCTCAAGAGAAGCCAATCCACCACCTTCAATCCCGAGGACATGTCCGAGACAGAGTTCAAGCGAGGAGGGACGAGAGCGACCGCGGGGCCGCGGCTGGGCTGGTCCCGAGACCTGGGGCAGTCCCACAG TGAGCTGGACATGCCATTCGCAAAGTGGACAAAGGAGCAGGTTTGCAACTGGCTCCAGGACCAAGGGCTTGGCTCTTACATCAATAATGGCAGGCAGTGGATCCTGTCTGGGCAGACACTCCTGCAGGCTTCCCAGCAGGATCTGGAAAAG gagcTCGGGATCAAGCACCCGCTGCATCGGAAGAAGCTCCAGCTTGCCCTGCAGGCTTTGGGCTCTGAGGAGGAGAACAATCACGGCAAACTGGACTACCACTGGGTTACCA ggtggcTGGATGACATCGGCCTCCCCCAGTACAAGACCCAGTTTGATGAAGGGAAGGTGGATGGTCGGATGCTCCATTACATGAGTGTG GATGACCTGCTGTCCTTGAAGGTTGTTAGTGTCCTCCACCACCTCAGCATCAAAAGAGCCATCCAGGTGCTGAGGATAAACAACTTTGAGCCCAACTGCCTGCGCAGGAGGCCGTCGGATGAG AATAACGTCACCCCTTCCGAGGTCACCCAGTGGACCAACCACCGTGTGATGGAGTGGCTGCGCTCCGTGGACCTGGCGGAGTACGCCCCGAACCTGCGGGGCAGTGGCGTGCACGGAGGGCTCATG GTTTTGGAGCCCCGTTTCAATGTGGAGaccatggcacagctgctgaaCATCCCCCCAAATAAGACGCTGCTGAGGCGGCACTTGGCGACTCATTTCAACCTCCTCATCGGGCAGGAGGCCCAGCAGCAGAAACGGGAGGCCATGGAGTGCCCAGACTATGTCCTCCTGACAGCAACTGCCAAAGTAAAG CCAAAGAAACTTACCTTCAGCAATTTTGggagcctgaggaagaagaagcAGGATGATGGGGAGGAGTATGTGTGTCCtatggagctggggagggtgcCTGGAAGTGGATCCAAGAAGGGCTTTAAGCCTGGCCTGGATATGCGAGTGTATGACGATGATGATTtggacaggctggagcag ATGGAAGATTCAGAAGGGACAGTGAGGCAAATAGGAGCATTTTCTGAAGGCATCAACAACTTGACA cACATGTTGAAAGAGGATGAAATGTTTAAAGACTTTGCGACTCGCTCTCCCAGCACCAGTATAACAGATGAGGACTCCAATGTTTGA
- the PPFIBP1 gene encoding liprin-beta-1 isoform X10: MMSDASDMLAAALEQMDGIIAGSKALEYSNGIFDCQSPTSPFMGGLRALHLVEDLRGLLEVMEVDEREGLRCQVPDSTAEALIEWLQSQMTNGHISGNGDVYQERLARLENDKESLVLQVSVLTDQVEAQGEKIRDLEFCLEEHREKLNATEEMLQQELLSRTTLETQKLDLMAEISTLKLKLTSVEKDRLDYEDRFRDTEDLIQEINELRLRVGEMDNERLQYEKKLKTTKSLMAKLSSMKIKVGQMQYEKQRMEQKSQMLKDELSALKDKLEQKEAEVKRLHEKLVCKLKGEGIEILDRDIEVQKMKKAVESLMAANEEKDRKIEELRQSLNRYKKVQDMVILAQGKESDGEDLNSGSASTVLLDTPSVTDPEKSPSPTPVTASPIHDEFNVNIHEENSLQIHTSILQISIPSFSSSSKSSETAAERVKTHPRPDPASEMSEGRSTGSSQETHLCDSPVTSSLQKSSSMSSLRKEASELDRDPAQKPTEVKPPVEGHNFSTLPPKSPSHGGAADEDTFGTRKARSSFGRGFFKIKNNKRTASAPNLAETEKGSADHLDLAGLPPRPKEADGLQVTPPSPDSRKKAKGIKKLFGRLKRSQSTTFNPEDMSETEFKRGGTRATAGPRLGWSRDLGQSHSELDMPFAKWTKEQVCNWLQDQGLGSYINNGRQWILSGQTLLQASQQDLEKELGIKHPLHRKKLQLALQALGSEEENNHGKLDYHWVTRWLDDIGLPQYKTQFDEGKVDGRMLHYMSVDDLLSLKVVSVLHHLSIKRAIQVLRINNFEPNCLRRRPSDENNVTPSEVTQWTNHRVMEWLRSVDLAEYAPNLRGSGVHGGLMVLEPRFNVETMAQLLNIPPNKTLLRRHLATHFNLLIGQEAQQQKREAMECPDYVLLTATAKVKPKKLTFSNFGSLRKKKQDDGEEYVCPMELGRVPGSGSKKGFKPGLDMRVYDDDDLDRLEQMEDSEGTVRQIGAFSEGINNLTHMLKEDEMFKDFATRSPSTSITDEDSNV, from the exons GTTCTAAGGCACTGGAATACTCCAATGGCATCTTTGACTGCCAGTCCCCCACGTCGCCCTTCATGGGGGGGCTGCGGGCGCTGCACCTGGTGGAGGATCTGAGGGGACTGCTGGAGGTGATGGAAGTGGATGAGAGGGAGGGGCTGCGCTGCCAGGTCCCGGATTCCACGGCCGAGGCTCTCATCGAGTGGCTCCAGAGCCAGATG ACCAATGGACACATATCTGGGAATGGAGATGTTTATCAAGAAAGGCTGGCTCGTCTGGAAAATGATAAGGAATCTCTTGTTCTGCAA gTGAGTGTGCTCACAGACCAGGTGGAGGCCCAAGGAGAGAAGATTCGGGATCTGGAGTTCTGCctggaggagcacagggagaagctGAATGCCACAGaggagatgctgcagcag GAGCTTTTAAGCAGAACGACCCTTGAAACTCAGAAGCTGGATCTTATGGCAGAGATTTCCACTCTGAAATTAAAGCTTACATCTGTAGAGAAGGATAGACTGGACTATGAGGACAGATTCAGAGACACAGAG GATTTGATCCAGGAAATCAACGAATTGAGGTTGAGAGTGGGAGAAATGGACAATGAAAGGCTCCAGTACgagaaaaagctgaaaacaacCAAA TCTTTAATGGCCAAACTTTCTAGTATGAAAATCAAAGTGGGGCAGATGCAGTATGAGAAGCAGCGGATGGAGCAAAAAAGCCAGATGCTGAAG GATGAACTCTCAGCTTTGAAAGACAAACTGGAGCAGAAGGAAGCTGAGGTAAAAAGGTTGCACGAAAAACTGGTTTGCAAACTCAAAGGAGAAGGAATTGAAATCCTGGACAGAG ACATAGAGgtgcagaaaatgaagaaggCAGTGGAATCTCTGATGGCAGCAAACGAAGAGAAG GATCGGAAGATAGAAGAGCTCCGGCAATCCCTGAATAGGTACAAGAAGGTTCAAGACATGGTGATATTGGCTCAAG GCAAGGAAAGTGATGGTGAAGACTTGAATTCAGGGTCTGCTTCCACAGTTTTACTGGACACCCCAAGTGTGACTGACCCAGAGAAGAGCCCATCCCCAACCCCAGTGACAGCATCTCCCATCCACGATGAGTTTAACGTGAATATTCACGAAGAG AATTCCTTACAGATCCACACCAGTATCTTACAGATTTCAATCCCTTCTTTTTCATCATCATCCAAGAGCTCAGAAACTGCTGCAGAGAGAGTGAAAACGCACCCTAGGCCAGATCCTGCCAGTGAAATGAG tgAAGGAAGATCAACAGGTTCCTCTCAAGAAACTCATCTGTGTGATAGTCCAGT AACTTCCTCTCTGCAGAAGTCCAGCAGTATGAGCAGTTTGAGGAAAGAGGCATCAGAACTG GACAGAGACCCTGCACAGAAGCCAACAGAG GTGAAGCCTCCTGTGGAAGGCCATAATTTCTCCACCCTGCCCCCAAAGTCTCCCTCTCATGGTGGCGCAGCTGACGAGGACACTTTTGGGACACGCAAAGCCAGATCTTCCTTTGGTCGAGGCTTCTTCAAGATAAAGAACAACAAGAGGACTGCCAGTGCCCCCAATCTGG CTGAAACAGAGAAGGGCTCTGCAGATCACTTGGATCTGGCTGGCTTGCCCCCTCGTCCTAAAGAAGCAGATGGTCTCCAGGTGACACCACCTTCTCCAGATTCCAGGAAAAAGGCTAAGGGGATCAAGAAGTTATTTGGGAG GCTCAAGAGAAGCCAATCCACCACCTTCAATCCCGAGGACATGTCCGAGACAGAGTTCAAGCGAGGAGGGACGAGAGCGACCGCGGGGCCGCGGCTGGGCTGGTCCCGAGACCTGGGGCAGTCCCACAG TGAGCTGGACATGCCATTCGCAAAGTGGACAAAGGAGCAGGTTTGCAACTGGCTCCAGGACCAAGGGCTTGGCTCTTACATCAATAATGGCAGGCAGTGGATCCTGTCTGGGCAGACACTCCTGCAGGCTTCCCAGCAGGATCTGGAAAAG gagcTCGGGATCAAGCACCCGCTGCATCGGAAGAAGCTCCAGCTTGCCCTGCAGGCTTTGGGCTCTGAGGAGGAGAACAATCACGGCAAACTGGACTACCACTGGGTTACCA ggtggcTGGATGACATCGGCCTCCCCCAGTACAAGACCCAGTTTGATGAAGGGAAGGTGGATGGTCGGATGCTCCATTACATGAGTGTG GATGACCTGCTGTCCTTGAAGGTTGTTAGTGTCCTCCACCACCTCAGCATCAAAAGAGCCATCCAGGTGCTGAGGATAAACAACTTTGAGCCCAACTGCCTGCGCAGGAGGCCGTCGGATGAG AATAACGTCACCCCTTCCGAGGTCACCCAGTGGACCAACCACCGTGTGATGGAGTGGCTGCGCTCCGTGGACCTGGCGGAGTACGCCCCGAACCTGCGGGGCAGTGGCGTGCACGGAGGGCTCATG GTTTTGGAGCCCCGTTTCAATGTGGAGaccatggcacagctgctgaaCATCCCCCCAAATAAGACGCTGCTGAGGCGGCACTTGGCGACTCATTTCAACCTCCTCATCGGGCAGGAGGCCCAGCAGCAGAAACGGGAGGCCATGGAGTGCCCAGACTATGTCCTCCTGACAGCAACTGCCAAAGTAAAG CCAAAGAAACTTACCTTCAGCAATTTTGggagcctgaggaagaagaagcAGGATGATGGGGAGGAGTATGTGTGTCCtatggagctggggagggtgcCTGGAAGTGGATCCAAGAAGGGCTTTAAGCCTGGCCTGGATATGCGAGTGTATGACGATGATGATTtggacaggctggagcag ATGGAAGATTCAGAAGGGACAGTGAGGCAAATAGGAGCATTTTCTGAAGGCATCAACAACTTGACA cACATGTTGAAAGAGGATGAAATGTTTAAAGACTTTGCGACTCGCTCTCCCAGCACCAGTATAACAGATGAGGACTCCAATGTTTGA
- the PPFIBP1 gene encoding liprin-beta-1 isoform X4 — protein sequence MMSDASDMLAAALEQMDGIIAGSKALEYSNGIFDCQSPTSPFMGGLRALHLVEDLRGLLEVMEVDEREGLRCQVPDSTAEALIEWLQSQMTNGHISGNGDVYQERLARLENDKESLVLQVSVLTDQVEAQGEKIRDLEFCLEEHREKLNATEEMLQQELLSRTTLETQKLDLMAEISTLKLKLTSVEKDRLDYEDRFRDTEDLIQEINELRLRVGEMDNERLQYEKKLKTTKSLMAKLSSMKIKVGQMQYEKQRMEQKSQMLKDELSALKDKLEQKEAEVKRLHEKLVCKLKGEGIEILDRDIEVQKMKKAVESLMAANEEKDRKIEELRQSLNRYKKVQDMVILAQGKKGKESDGEDLNSGSASTVLLDTPSVTDPEKSPSPTPVTASPIHDEFNVNIHEENSLQIHTSILQISIPSFSSSSKSSETAAERVKTHPRPDPASEMSEGRSTGSSQETHLCDSPVTSSLQKSSSMSSLRKEASELDRDPAQKPTEVKPPVEGHNFSTLPPKSPSHGGAADEDTFGTRKARSSFGRGFFKIKNNKRTASAPNLDRSRSASAPTLAETEKGSADHLDLAGLPPRPKEADGLQVTPPSPDSRKKAKGIKKLFGRLKRSQSTTFNPEDMSETEFKRGGTRATAGPRLGWSRDLGQSHSELDMPFAKWTKEQVCNWLQDQGLGSYINNGRQWILSGQTLLQASQQDLEKELGIKHPLHRKKLQLALQALGSEEENNHGKLDYHWVTRWLDDIGLPQYKTQFDEGKVDGRMLHYMSVDDLLSLKVVSVLHHLSIKRAIQVLRINNFEPNCLRRRPSDENNVTPSEVTQWTNHRVMEWLRSVDLAEYAPNLRGSGVHGGLMVLEPRFNVETMAQLLNIPPNKTLLRRHLATHFNLLIGQEAQQQKREAMECPDYVLLTATAKVKPKKLTFSNFGSLRKKKQDDGEEYVCPMELGRVPGSGSKKGFKPGLDMRVYDDDDLDRLEQMEDSEGTVRQIGAFSEGINNLTHMLKEDEMFKDFATRSPSTSITDEDSNV from the exons GTTCTAAGGCACTGGAATACTCCAATGGCATCTTTGACTGCCAGTCCCCCACGTCGCCCTTCATGGGGGGGCTGCGGGCGCTGCACCTGGTGGAGGATCTGAGGGGACTGCTGGAGGTGATGGAAGTGGATGAGAGGGAGGGGCTGCGCTGCCAGGTCCCGGATTCCACGGCCGAGGCTCTCATCGAGTGGCTCCAGAGCCAGATG ACCAATGGACACATATCTGGGAATGGAGATGTTTATCAAGAAAGGCTGGCTCGTCTGGAAAATGATAAGGAATCTCTTGTTCTGCAA gTGAGTGTGCTCACAGACCAGGTGGAGGCCCAAGGAGAGAAGATTCGGGATCTGGAGTTCTGCctggaggagcacagggagaagctGAATGCCACAGaggagatgctgcagcag GAGCTTTTAAGCAGAACGACCCTTGAAACTCAGAAGCTGGATCTTATGGCAGAGATTTCCACTCTGAAATTAAAGCTTACATCTGTAGAGAAGGATAGACTGGACTATGAGGACAGATTCAGAGACACAGAG GATTTGATCCAGGAAATCAACGAATTGAGGTTGAGAGTGGGAGAAATGGACAATGAAAGGCTCCAGTACgagaaaaagctgaaaacaacCAAA TCTTTAATGGCCAAACTTTCTAGTATGAAAATCAAAGTGGGGCAGATGCAGTATGAGAAGCAGCGGATGGAGCAAAAAAGCCAGATGCTGAAG GATGAACTCTCAGCTTTGAAAGACAAACTGGAGCAGAAGGAAGCTGAGGTAAAAAGGTTGCACGAAAAACTGGTTTGCAAACTCAAAGGAGAAGGAATTGAAATCCTGGACAGAG ACATAGAGgtgcagaaaatgaagaaggCAGTGGAATCTCTGATGGCAGCAAACGAAGAGAAG GATCGGAAGATAGAAGAGCTCCGGCAATCCCTGAATAGGTACAAGAAGGTTCAAGACATGGTGATATTGGCTCAAGGTAAAAAAG GCAAGGAAAGTGATGGTGAAGACTTGAATTCAGGGTCTGCTTCCACAGTTTTACTGGACACCCCAAGTGTGACTGACCCAGAGAAGAGCCCATCCCCAACCCCAGTGACAGCATCTCCCATCCACGATGAGTTTAACGTGAATATTCACGAAGAG AATTCCTTACAGATCCACACCAGTATCTTACAGATTTCAATCCCTTCTTTTTCATCATCATCCAAGAGCTCAGAAACTGCTGCAGAGAGAGTGAAAACGCACCCTAGGCCAGATCCTGCCAGTGAAATGAG tgAAGGAAGATCAACAGGTTCCTCTCAAGAAACTCATCTGTGTGATAGTCCAGT AACTTCCTCTCTGCAGAAGTCCAGCAGTATGAGCAGTTTGAGGAAAGAGGCATCAGAACTG GACAGAGACCCTGCACAGAAGCCAACAGAG GTGAAGCCTCCTGTGGAAGGCCATAATTTCTCCACCCTGCCCCCAAAGTCTCCCTCTCATGGTGGCGCAGCTGACGAGGACACTTTTGGGACACGCAAAGCCAGATCTTCCTTTGGTCGAGGCTTCTTCAAGATAAAGAACAACAAGAGGACTGCCAGTGCCCCCAATCTGG ATCGCAGTCGAAGTGCAAGTGCACCTACCTTAG CTGAAACAGAGAAGGGCTCTGCAGATCACTTGGATCTGGCTGGCTTGCCCCCTCGTCCTAAAGAAGCAGATGGTCTCCAGGTGACACCACCTTCTCCAGATTCCAGGAAAAAGGCTAAGGGGATCAAGAAGTTATTTGGGAG GCTCAAGAGAAGCCAATCCACCACCTTCAATCCCGAGGACATGTCCGAGACAGAGTTCAAGCGAGGAGGGACGAGAGCGACCGCGGGGCCGCGGCTGGGCTGGTCCCGAGACCTGGGGCAGTCCCACAG TGAGCTGGACATGCCATTCGCAAAGTGGACAAAGGAGCAGGTTTGCAACTGGCTCCAGGACCAAGGGCTTGGCTCTTACATCAATAATGGCAGGCAGTGGATCCTGTCTGGGCAGACACTCCTGCAGGCTTCCCAGCAGGATCTGGAAAAG gagcTCGGGATCAAGCACCCGCTGCATCGGAAGAAGCTCCAGCTTGCCCTGCAGGCTTTGGGCTCTGAGGAGGAGAACAATCACGGCAAACTGGACTACCACTGGGTTACCA ggtggcTGGATGACATCGGCCTCCCCCAGTACAAGACCCAGTTTGATGAAGGGAAGGTGGATGGTCGGATGCTCCATTACATGAGTGTG GATGACCTGCTGTCCTTGAAGGTTGTTAGTGTCCTCCACCACCTCAGCATCAAAAGAGCCATCCAGGTGCTGAGGATAAACAACTTTGAGCCCAACTGCCTGCGCAGGAGGCCGTCGGATGAG AATAACGTCACCCCTTCCGAGGTCACCCAGTGGACCAACCACCGTGTGATGGAGTGGCTGCGCTCCGTGGACCTGGCGGAGTACGCCCCGAACCTGCGGGGCAGTGGCGTGCACGGAGGGCTCATG GTTTTGGAGCCCCGTTTCAATGTGGAGaccatggcacagctgctgaaCATCCCCCCAAATAAGACGCTGCTGAGGCGGCACTTGGCGACTCATTTCAACCTCCTCATCGGGCAGGAGGCCCAGCAGCAGAAACGGGAGGCCATGGAGTGCCCAGACTATGTCCTCCTGACAGCAACTGCCAAAGTAAAG CCAAAGAAACTTACCTTCAGCAATTTTGggagcctgaggaagaagaagcAGGATGATGGGGAGGAGTATGTGTGTCCtatggagctggggagggtgcCTGGAAGTGGATCCAAGAAGGGCTTTAAGCCTGGCCTGGATATGCGAGTGTATGACGATGATGATTtggacaggctggagcag ATGGAAGATTCAGAAGGGACAGTGAGGCAAATAGGAGCATTTTCTGAAGGCATCAACAACTTGACA cACATGTTGAAAGAGGATGAAATGTTTAAAGACTTTGCGACTCGCTCTCCCAGCACCAGTATAACAGATGAGGACTCCAATGTTTGA